Part of the Tetragenococcus koreensis genome, GATGGGTTCACCAGTTTTATTACTTTTGAAAATGGGGTAAAAGCATTGGTTGAAGTTGGTACGACTAATTATGTTAAGTTGCCGCGCTGGTATGTCAAAGCGACAGAAGGAACTGCACGGATTGATGACTGGGATCTGTCTGGTGAGATGGTTCGTGCTGTACAAACGGCTAACGAGTCGATGCCTCAACCTATCCAAGCTGGCGTTGGGTTAACTAAAACCATGGCGCCGCCTTCAGAAGATGCCACAGAAGAGTTAGCATTACCAGAGGCAACAGCTGAATATGATACTTTTTACAGTAACGTTTATCATGTGATTCGTGATGGCGCACAGCCCATTGTAAAAAATACAGAAGTTCGCAATGTTTTGCTGTTAATTGAGCAAATGTTCGAGGAAGATAAATAAATTATCTATTGTTTTAGATAAGCTCCCTGCTAATTAGACATGTTCTCTAATGTTAGGAATTTTTGAAACTACGACAAAAGAAAAAATAGCCTGCATCATTTCCCTAAAAAATAAGGGTTTGATGCAGGCTATTTTTAATTAAATCACTCAAATTTTAATAGGTTTAAAATATTTTATATGTTATTATTTTTATAACAGTAAAGTTTATGACGGTGGCTATCTTTTTGAAAGGTGGTGGTGCTTATGAAAATAGCACTGAAATCTATAGAAAGGAGACGCTCGTTGTCTGCCGCTGAGGCGATAGGGCTAATGATCAGTTTCGGTTTGTTAACCGCAACAGTGATCTTTGGCATCCTATCCATAGTGAAAAATGACAATAAAAAATAACCGTCTACTTTAGCAGAGTACGGTTATTTTTTAAATAATCACAACTTTGCCACCGTCTTACTCGGTGCTGTTGGAGGACGTATAATCAGTGCGTCCTCTTTTCATTTATAGTGTAGCAAAGTATCTAGGAAAACTCAACTATTTGCATCTTTAAGTATGTGTCAAATACGACTATTTCGTATAATAATATAGTCATTTTTGCTGTTGGCATTATTATGCGAGTCAAAACACTAACTGACTCTCCATGTTCGAAAAAATGAGGGTCGTACCTCACTCAAGCATATTCTCTGAAAAGCGAAAAATAGAAAAAATATTTAAGAAGAGTGATTGGCGAAAATTTATACCATTAATTGAAGAAAATAGTGGTATAAAAAGGAATTAACCACATAAGAACGACAAACTGGTGGTATAACTTACAAGCTGTCCCACTAGTTTGTCAAAGTTATGTTCTTAATTTAAGAAAATGGGATGAAAAAAGAGCTTTTAACTAAATTTAGCGCATAAGAAAGCAAAAGTGATGGCATAAAAAAACAGTTAACCCATAGGAATAGCAAACTAGTGATATAACTTATGTTTTATCCCACTAGTTTATGAAAGTCATGGTATAATTCCAGCCAATTGACCTCTACCAAAAATTTGCTTCTTTGTAATATTAAAGACAGCCAGCATCACACACATTTTTCTGCAATACAAGAGACTTTTTTCCGCTAAAACTGTATTTTAAGTTTTCTTCACCAACATTAGTTCTATTTTAAATATGTTGGCTCGGGCAATAAATAGTTCCGGTTCTGCTGTGTTGATTTCATACGATAAACTGTTGCGGTACTTTTTAATGGTATTAATTACCTCATTATCCTCCACAAATATTTTGTAACTTGTTTCGTTTTCAAAGTCTTGAAATTACAAGGCGCCATTGATGATCAAGGACTGAAACAAACCGGAAGAGCCATCATGAAACTATTTTCAACGTCGTAGCGAGCTTAGTTAATTTAAAAAAATAATGGTTGAAATAGAAAGCGATTCATGCTAATTTAATGGTAGACATTTTTTGGACTGTTACCGGTGTGACCAGGCATAACCTAAATGAGCTGACATAGGCAAAAATAGTAATTCTGTTTTTGTAGTGTGGGGCTTATTTAGGTTTTTTATTTGGGCAATTATACATTAAATAGGAGAGGAAGTATAAGTTATGAGTAAAGATAACTACGATGATTTAGCTCGTGATATCATCGATCATGTCGGTGGCGAGGAAAACGTAGCAGGGCTTCGTCACTGTGTTACCCGTTTACGTTTTAATTTAAAGGATGAAAATAAAGCGGATACGGATTATTTGAAAAATAAAGAAGGTGTTGTCACGGTTATGAAAAGTGCTGGGCAATACCAAGTTGTTATAGGAGAACAAGTAGCTGAAGTATACGAAGCAATAGTAAACCAAACAAATATTGGCGGAGATGCTTCTGCTAGTGAATCCAGTGATGGCGGAAGTGAAAACGATAACCGAAATGTACTTGATAAGTTTATTGATTTCATTTCAGGTGTTTTCCAACCCTTCTTGATGGCTCTGGCTGCCACTGGGATGATCAAAGGACTTGTAGCATTATTAGGAACAGTAGGTGTTGACCCAGAAAGTGGTTTATATCAAGTACTGAATTTTGCTGGTGATGGTTTCTTCCAATTCTTACCAGTGATGGTTGCGATTACCGCAGCTCGTAAGCTAAAAATGAATGAGTTTACAGCTTTGGCGATTGCGGTTGCTTTCTTACATCCGGAAATCAATAATTTGATGACAGGGGATGTGATGTATACGCTGTTTTCTGGCACAGCATTTGAATCTCCGATTTATTCCACATTTATAGGGATTCCAATTATTATGCCACCTAATGGGTATTATTCAGCAATTATTCCGATCCTAGTATCCGTATGGTTAGGTTCTGTAGTAGAAAAATGGGTGAAAAATATTATTCCAGGTGTTGTTCGTTCATTCTTAACGCCATTTTTTACCGTTATGATCGTTTTTGTCATTTCATTAATCGTGATTGGACCGATTGCTAATTGGGCTTCCACATTAGTCGGACAATTTTTCCTTGTCGTTCAAGGGTTTAGTCCACTGCTATTTGGTGCTTTATTGGCACTTTCGTGGCAATTATTAGTTATTTTTGGACTGCATTGGGGTATTGTCCCAATTATGTTTATTTTGTTAGCAGAACAAGGCTATGAAACGATTGGGCCTGTAATGGTAGCATCAACGTTTGGTGTGTTAGGAGTTATCATTGCGTTACTTATTAAATCCAAATCTAAAAAAGTACGAGACATTGCGTTACCAGGTGCGATTTCGCTGGTATTTGGCGTTTCAGAACCAACGATTTATGGTTTAATGCTGCCAATGAAACGTTCCTTCTTATATGCGTTGATCAGTAACGCAGTAGGTGGTGCCTATATTGGTTCTATGAATGTGGTAGGTTACCGTGCTGGCGGTTTAGGTGTATTTTCAATCTTTAATACGATTAATCCTAACGGCAATTTAGATATGAACTTTTGGAATGTAATTATCGGATTTGCTTTGTGTACTGTAGTTGGTTTTGTACTTCAAATGGTATTCCCAGTGCCATCTTTAGAAGGTGATGGAAATGAAGGGCAAACTGCAAGCAACAAAAACGATGATAAAGGTTTAGTAAGTAGTGAAGAGTTACAAGAAAGTGCCAAAGAAGACATTATTGCTAGCCCAATGCAAGGACAATTGGTTCCAATAACTGAAGTAAGCGATGAAGTATTTTCAAGCGAAGCTTTAGGAAAAGGCGTGGCTATAAAACCTGAAGTTGGCGAAGTAAGAGCTCCAGCAAATGGTGTTATTTCAACTCTATTTCCTACGGGACATGCGGTTGGAATGAAAACCGATGAAGGGACAGAGGTTCTGATTCATATCGGATTAGATACTGTTGAACTGGAAGGAAAATATTATGAAATTTTGGTAAAACAAGAGCAACGAGTAAACGCCGGTGATCTACTTATTAAGTTTGATAAAGCAGGTATCGAAAGTGAAAACTATGATATGATTACGCCGATAGTTATTACCAACTCTGGTGATTTTAAAGCAATCGATGTGACTGAAGAGACAGAGGTTACACCAGGCGATTATTTATTAACCGCTATAAAATAAAAGATAAATAGCTTACTTTAAAAGATTGTCCTCAAAGTAGGATCATTGATGATAATGGTCTTATTTTGAGGAGATTTTTTCCTTTTTAGGGGAAAAACACGCCTTTAATTTCCATTTTTATACAATGTAAGCGAAAACAATCAACTTGTATAATAAAAATAGAAGCTAAATAAAAAGAAGTACGGCTTGTGTGGTATAGTAAAAGTGAAACGAGTCATTGAATTGCAAAATTGGTAAGGAGGCTTTAAATGGCGAGCTCCGATTATGTAGTTACGGACAAAGAAGTCGAGACATTTGAAGAACGAGGGTATAATGAGGATCTAATCCCAAAGCGTGGATCACAACGAAATATGTCAACCAGAAATTATTTTACACTTTGGATGGGGTCGGTTCATAATATCCCTAATTATACAGCTGTTGGTGGGTTCCTTTACTTGGGAATTTCACCCATCAATGTCATGCTGGCGATTGTAGTCAGTTCGCTGGTTGTGGCAACTTTTATGATATTGAATGGACGAGCAGGTTCTAAGTATGGGATTCCATTTGCTATGCACTTAAGGTCTGCATATGGGAATTTAGGCGCAAAACTACCTGGATTTTTAAGAGGGTGTGTGGCAGCAATCGCCTGGTTTGGTTTGCAGACCTATACAGGGTCGCTAGCATTACTAGTTATCATGGGTAAAATTTGGCCCGGTTTTTTAGATATCGGCGGTTCCTTTGATTTTTTTGGTATTAGTGCTCCTGGACTTATTGCTTTTACTCTTTTTTGGATTTTAAATGTACTTATCGGATTTGGTGGGGGCGATATTCTAAATAAATTTACCGGAATTTTAGGTCCAGTAATTTATGTAGTCATCATTGCGATGACAATTTGGGCGATTCGTGTCGCAGGTGGGATGTCGCCTATACTTTCTTATGATGTGAGTGCAGCATCGAGTAATAATCCTCCGATTCTAGTTTATCTGATGATTATTAATTCGGTCTTAGGCGTTTGGGCAGCGCCGGGTTCTAGTGTTTCGGACTTTACGCAAAAGGCCAAATCAACAAAAGATCAAATGTTGGGACAAACATTAAGTTTTGTTGTTAGTTATTTAGTATTTGCTTTTTCAAGCGTGGTGATCCTAATCGGAGGTTCGATCCATTTTGGTGTACAAGAGTGGAATATTGTCAATGTGATTAATAAGTGGGATAATTTACCCGCAGTTATTATAGCAACAGGGGTCTTCCTAATGACCACAATTTCAACCAATACTACGGGCAACATTATTCCGGCAGCGTATCAACTCACTGCGTTATTACCTAAAAGGATTAATTACCGCAGGGGAGTTATTATTGCAAGTATTGTTAGTTTTATTATTATGCCGTGGAAATTGATGGAAAATGCGGATAGTATTTTTATCTTTTTAAATTCTATTGGAGCCGTGTTAGGACCAGTTGCAGGTGTTATGATAACTGATTTCTTTATTGTTCATAAACAACACATTGATTTAAACGAACTTTATATGGATACAAAAGAAAAAAACACAAAAAACAAATATTTTGGTGTGAATACTGCAGCCTATATAGCAACGATTTTAGGTTTAATTATCTCAATTAGTGGACAATTTATAGCAAGTATTCGTGTAGTTTCAGACATATCATGGTTAGTCGGTTTTGTTTCAGCAGGAATTATCTATCTATTGCTAAAAAGTTTCTATACGAAAAGGATTGCTAGAAAAGCTTACGAGGAGGAAACGTAAATGCAAAACGAATTAGTCATCAAGAACGGTCTGGTTCTTTTAGAAGACGGCGAGGTAAGGACCGATATTGGCGTCAAAGATGGTAAAATCAATATGATCGGTAACAACCTTGAAGGTGAACAAGTCATTGATGCATCAGGATTAATTGTTAGTCCAGGGATGGTAGACGCACATGTGCACATTACAGATCCCGGCGGCGGTTATCGTGATGAATGGGAAGGCTATATAACGGGGACTGCAGCAAGTGCAAAAGGCGGCGTTACTTCATTTATGGAGATGCCTTTAAATCAAGTACCAGCAACTGTGGACGAAGAAACGCTAAATATTAAATATCAAGCAGGAGAAAATAAGCTAAAAGTAGATGTTGCTTCATTTGGCGGATTGGTTCCCTTTAACCTTGAAGGCGGTATTCAAGAATTAGATGCAGGCGGTGTGGCAGGCTATAAATGCTTTTTAGGTTCTTGCGGCGATCCTTTAATTACAGGAGATTTCCAAAATGTCGATGATTATTCGTTATATGAAGGGATGCGACAAATTGCTAAGACTGGCAAAGTGCTAGCGATTCATTCTGAAAATGCGCCAATTACTGACAAACTTGGTGAAATTGCGGTAGCAAATGGGGAAACGTCAATGGAAGAATATGTCGCAACTCGCCCTGCGTTTACCGAAGTCGAAGCGATTTGTAAAGCCATTTTAATGGCCAAAGTCACAGGTTGTCGTCTTCATATTGTTCATGTCGCTTGTAAAGAAGGGGTCGAAGAAGTCATCAAAGCCCGAGAAGAAGGTGTGGACGTGACTTGTGAAACGTGTGTTCATTACCTTTACTTTGCAACAGAAGAACTTAACGCCATTGGTCCAGTGGCAAAATGTTCACCCCCAATTCGTGAACAAAAACAACAAGATGCTTTATGGGAACATGTCCAAGCAGGAAATATCAGTTTTGTCACTTCAGATCATTCACCTTGTACACCCGATTTGAAAGACACGGAGGATGCTTTTGAAGCTTGGGGAGGCATTGCAGGACTGCAAAATGATGTAGATATTTTATTTGACGAAGCGGTACAAAAACGAGGGATGCCATTAAAACAATTCGTTCAAATGATCGCTTCTAAACCAGCTGATCTTTATAACCTGGACCAAAAAGGACGTATCAGCGTGGGTAAAGATGCCGACTTTGTTTTAATCAAACCGAATTCTTCTTATACATTAAAAGCGGAGGATTTAGAATACAGAAATAAAATCAGCCCTTATATCGGAAGAGAAATTGGAGCACAAGTTTACAAAACAATTTTAAGAGGACAAACGATTTATAGCAAAGGAACAGGTGTGACAGCAGAATTTCCAGGAGAGTTTATCAAGAAGTAAGCGGTTGTGAAAAAGTATTGAAAAACCTGCAAAATAACGAGTGATCGTTCATTTCGCAGGTTTTTTGGTAAAAAGAAATACAGAGATAATAATATTTTTTACAGGATTGCTGATCAAGATAATTATTTCAAAAAAGTTGTTGTAGTAACTCGTGGAACTTATCATAACAGATTTAGTGGACAGTGTGGTTTTCTTTAAATCATGGAAAGCATACACAGGAGAAAACAAACTAGACAGATACTTATTTTTTTGCTATAGTGGCTAAGTAAATAAAATAAACAAACAGGTTGAGCGTAAGCTTTCAAGACATAACTTCCAAGGGTGAGGAAGGTCTTGTTTGCTTGCGCTTTTTTATGTTTGATTATAGTTTTTTGGAGGGATGAAGGAATTGAAATTTTATCAACAATCTAAAGATAAAATCATCGAGCAATTTAATGTCGATATACAAAATGGCCTGACAGACGAGCAGGTATCACAACAACGGGATGAGTTTGGTGAAAACAAACTCCCTGAGAAAAAAGAAGACCCTTATTGGAAAGTCTTCCTTAAAAACTTTAAAGAGCCTATTGTTATCGTGTTAATGGGTGCTATAGTTTTATCTTTATTAAGCTCGTTTTATTCGATACAAATCGAAGGCAATATGGAAAGTGGAATGGAATCCTTATATGAAGCAATCGCTATTTTTGTTTTGATTCTCATTAATGCTTTTCTAGGGTTCTGGCAAGAAATTAGTGCGCGTAAGAGCTTAAATGCACTAAAAGAAATGAACACTCGCCATACAACTGTACTACGCAATGGTCAATGGGAAACGATCCCCGTAAATGAATTGGTTGTCGGTGATGTGGTAAGTAATACTGTTGGTGACTTTGTCGAAGCTGATGTTCGTTGGGTAGATACCAATGAGTTACAAGTGATCGAAGCTCACTTAACGGGTGAAGCGGACGCGATTGAAAAAGACACAAAAGTCATTAACGAAGACGCGGAATTGGGCGATCAAACCAACATGGGTTTTTCTGGTTCTACTGTTTCTAATGGACAAGGAACGGGTGTCGTTGTAGCCGTAGGGCAAGACACGGAACTAGGGAATATTGCCCAAATGATCGAATCCGTTGAAACGAAACCTTCGCCATTACAAAATACGGTTAATAAACTAACAAAAACGTTGATGTTTGTTGCAGGTGGCGTTGTTGTCTTTACCATTGTCGCTGGAATCATTCAAGCAGGTGAGTTAAGTTTTGATTCCATTGCCTCTGTTTTATCAACATCCATTGCTTTAGCAGTTGCTTCGATTCCTGATGCGTTACCTGCTGTTTTATCGATTGTTTTAACGATTGGTGCTAGTAAGATGGCAAAAGACAAAGGGTTGATTAAATCCTTGTCTAGTGTTGAAACTTTAGGGGCTACTTCCTATATTGCTTCTGATAAAACAGGAACGTTAACCAAAAATGAGATGACAGTGGTTCAGTATCATGCCAATGGTCAAGACTACAAGGTTACTGGGTTAGGTTATAAACCAGAAGGTGAGATTAAAAATAATGGGGATTCTTCTGATTCTTCCGTTGAAAAATCACGTAATTTTTTACTCGGCGCGGTCTTATGTAACGAATCCGCTATACAAGAAAATAATGGCGAATATCAACCGCTAGGTACGCCTACAGAAGTAGCTTTAACAGTGTTAGGTAGAAAAGTAGGCATTAGTCGAGAAGAGTTATTAGAAAACAAAGAACTTATTCGAACACTACCTTTTAGTAGTAGTCGTAAAATGATGAGCGTTGTTGTAAAAGAAGGTGACAAGTACACCTTATATACAAAAGGAGCACCGGACGTCTTAGTTAATCATAGTTATGGTATTTTAAAAAATGATCAAGTCGACACTTCTGAACAAGAAAGAACCAACTTTTTAACAACTGTCGATGAATATGCAGAAGGAGCTCTACGCACGTTAGCTGTGGGACAAAAAGAAATCTCAGAAGACGAAGCAACCAATGGCACAGTGGAAACCTTAGAAGAAGATCTAGTTATCACTGGTGTTGCAGGAATTATTGATCCCGCTCGTGAAGAAGTAAAAGAATCCGTAAGAATCTTGCATAATGCCCAAGTTGAAGTCGTTATGATTACAGGTGACCATGAGAAAACAGCTAGAGCGATTGCCCAAGAATTAGGCATTGTCAAAGATAAAAATGCTCCAGTTATTCGAGGCGCTGAAATCGAAGAAATGACAGATGAAGAACTATTTGAAAAGGTGAAAGACACCAATGTTTATGCTCGGGTTTCTCCAGAACATAAACAAAGAATCGTTAAACAATTGCAAAAGTATGGTCAAATTACCGCGATGACCGGCGATGGCGTAAACGACGCGCCTGCGTTGCGTATTGCAGATATTGGTATTGCTATGGGAATTACTGGTACCGAAGTAACGAAAGATTCCTCTGATTTAGTATTATTAGACGATAAATTTACGACTATTGAAAGAGCTGTAGAAAATGGGCGGACGATTTATGGCAATATTAAAAACTTCATTCGTCATGAAATCACGACCAACGTCGCAGAAGTTTTATCTATTCTGATCGGATTATTGTTCTTCACTCAAACTGTGGGGCACATTCCTGCTGCTACTCCAACGTTAACAGCATTAATGGTTTTATGGGTCAATATGATTAGTGACGCCGTTCCTTCATTTTCTTTAGGCTATGATGTAGCGGAAAAGAATATCATGGACGATGGCCCTCGGGACCCTAATGAATCAATTCTGGCTAATTATACTTGGTCACGTGTTTTAATTCGTGGTTTCTTTACGGGGCTTCTCGTTTATGTTGCTTTCCTTTGGGCCGCTCATGAAGGTATGGCCGCCGATCAAGCACAAACAGTGGCTTTTCTAACGCTAGTTTATGGACAATTATGGCACGTATTTGATGCACGTAGTTCGAAAACTTTATTTAGAAGAAATCCATTTGAAAATAAATATTTAGTTGCTGCTGTCTTGTTTGCAGGAATTTCTTCTTTCCTTGTAACGATTATCCCATTCTTTAATTTAGTAATGGGGACAGCGCCATTAGAAGGTTCTGTTTACCTAATGGTTCTATTTATTCCTGCTTTACCAACACTGATATTATCAGGAATTAAAGAACTATTTGGCATTAAAATTTGGTAACTTATTGAATTTAAACTGTATAAAAGCAAGGTATTATTTCTAAGTCATTTAATACCTTGCTTTTATTTTTTTATTCTAAGTTGTAAGTGGTTGCTAAGTTTGGCTTTCTCAGCTAAATTTCCAGCAAACTGGCTAGATTCTTGTGTAGTTTAGTAGGAAAGCCAGTGTCTTCTACTATTAGGTGGTCTTATCATATTTATTGCTATGAAGTTTGTTTATAACTTAGATGAGGACAAGATGGAAAAAATTCAAGATAAATTAGCAGTGAGAGATTCTGCAAAATAATCGTAAACATTTATATTTTTACCGTTGCCAACCAATTGGCTACTAGTGTGAAGGATAAAGTGTTGTAAGTTCCTTCATTTTAGAATGGTTTAGTTTGAAGCTTGAGTAATTTTCAAAATTTAAATGAATAGAAAAATGGCTGCGGATTGTTATGATAATAATCATCTTGTAGCCTTTCGTCGAGTGAGGAATGTAAAAATTTTTATTCCAAATATTTTTATGAATAAATCGCGATGTTGAAAGTCCTTGTCTTACAAGGATTAACGATTGTAATAAAAAAGAAATCGGAAGGTAAAACCCTATGAAATGAGGATTTGGCCTTTCCGATTTCTATTTTTTTAGAATTTCACGGTATAAATGAAAATAGAAAAAAGAATCATAAGAAAAGCCGACAAATCGAGCGATTTCCACTATAATAGTAGTAACGACAAAACTAAATAGGAGGCTTTTCTTATGAATTCTGAAACTATTGTACCATACAATATCAACTTATTTGAAGATTTTGATTGCGGACCGCTTCAAGAGTTTGAAGCTCTATTAAATCAGATCCCTTACCAGCACTTGATCCAGGAATTAGATGACCGACGTGCGAGCGGTCGCGATGATTGGCCGAACGAAGCGATGTTTCGCTGCTGGATTGCGATGTTTGTCTTCCATCATCAAGGGCCCACGGAGTTAATCAATGAACTTGAGCGGAATCCTTTTTTACGTC contains:
- a CDS encoding putative holin-like toxin — protein: MISFGLLTATVIFGILSIVKNDNKK
- the allB gene encoding allantoinase AllB, which produces MQNELVIKNGLVLLEDGEVRTDIGVKDGKINMIGNNLEGEQVIDASGLIVSPGMVDAHVHITDPGGGYRDEWEGYITGTAASAKGGVTSFMEMPLNQVPATVDEETLNIKYQAGENKLKVDVASFGGLVPFNLEGGIQELDAGGVAGYKCFLGSCGDPLITGDFQNVDDYSLYEGMRQIAKTGKVLAIHSENAPITDKLGEIAVANGETSMEEYVATRPAFTEVEAICKAILMAKVTGCRLHIVHVACKEGVEEVIKAREEGVDVTCETCVHYLYFATEELNAIGPVAKCSPPIREQKQQDALWEHVQAGNISFVTSDHSPCTPDLKDTEDAFEAWGGIAGLQNDVDILFDEAVQKRGMPLKQFVQMIASKPADLYNLDQKGRISVGKDADFVLIKPNSSYTLKAEDLEYRNKISPYIGREIGAQVYKTILRGQTIYSKGTGVTAEFPGEFIKK
- a CDS encoding beta-glucoside-specific PTS transporter subunit IIABC, with amino-acid sequence MSKDNYDDLARDIIDHVGGEENVAGLRHCVTRLRFNLKDENKADTDYLKNKEGVVTVMKSAGQYQVVIGEQVAEVYEAIVNQTNIGGDASASESSDGGSENDNRNVLDKFIDFISGVFQPFLMALAATGMIKGLVALLGTVGVDPESGLYQVLNFAGDGFFQFLPVMVAITAARKLKMNEFTALAIAVAFLHPEINNLMTGDVMYTLFSGTAFESPIYSTFIGIPIIMPPNGYYSAIIPILVSVWLGSVVEKWVKNIIPGVVRSFLTPFFTVMIVFVISLIVIGPIANWASTLVGQFFLVVQGFSPLLFGALLALSWQLLVIFGLHWGIVPIMFILLAEQGYETIGPVMVASTFGVLGVIIALLIKSKSKKVRDIALPGAISLVFGVSEPTIYGLMLPMKRSFLYALISNAVGGAYIGSMNVVGYRAGGLGVFSIFNTINPNGNLDMNFWNVIIGFALCTVVGFVLQMVFPVPSLEGDGNEGQTASNKNDDKGLVSSEELQESAKEDIIASPMQGQLVPITEVSDEVFSSEALGKGVAIKPEVGEVRAPANGVISTLFPTGHAVGMKTDEGTEVLIHIGLDTVELEGKYYEILVKQEQRVNAGDLLIKFDKAGIESENYDMITPIVITNSGDFKAIDVTEETEVTPGDYLLTAIK
- a CDS encoding cation-translocating P-type ATPase; this encodes MKFYQQSKDKIIEQFNVDIQNGLTDEQVSQQRDEFGENKLPEKKEDPYWKVFLKNFKEPIVIVLMGAIVLSLLSSFYSIQIEGNMESGMESLYEAIAIFVLILINAFLGFWQEISARKSLNALKEMNTRHTTVLRNGQWETIPVNELVVGDVVSNTVGDFVEADVRWVDTNELQVIEAHLTGEADAIEKDTKVINEDAELGDQTNMGFSGSTVSNGQGTGVVVAVGQDTELGNIAQMIESVETKPSPLQNTVNKLTKTLMFVAGGVVVFTIVAGIIQAGELSFDSIASVLSTSIALAVASIPDALPAVLSIVLTIGASKMAKDKGLIKSLSSVETLGATSYIASDKTGTLTKNEMTVVQYHANGQDYKVTGLGYKPEGEIKNNGDSSDSSVEKSRNFLLGAVLCNESAIQENNGEYQPLGTPTEVALTVLGRKVGISREELLENKELIRTLPFSSSRKMMSVVVKEGDKYTLYTKGAPDVLVNHSYGILKNDQVDTSEQERTNFLTTVDEYAEGALRTLAVGQKEISEDEATNGTVETLEEDLVITGVAGIIDPAREEVKESVRILHNAQVEVVMITGDHEKTARAIAQELGIVKDKNAPVIRGAEIEEMTDEELFEKVKDTNVYARVSPEHKQRIVKQLQKYGQITAMTGDGVNDAPALRIADIGIAMGITGTEVTKDSSDLVLLDDKFTTIERAVENGRTIYGNIKNFIRHEITTNVAEVLSILIGLLFFTQTVGHIPAATPTLTALMVLWVNMISDAVPSFSLGYDVAEKNIMDDGPRDPNESILANYTWSRVLIRGFFTGLLVYVAFLWAAHEGMAADQAQTVAFLTLVYGQLWHVFDARSSKTLFRRNPFENKYLVAAVLFAGISSFLVTIIPFFNLVMGTAPLEGSVYLMVLFIPALPTLILSGIKELFGIKIW
- the allW gene encoding allantoin permease is translated as MASSDYVVTDKEVETFEERGYNEDLIPKRGSQRNMSTRNYFTLWMGSVHNIPNYTAVGGFLYLGISPINVMLAIVVSSLVVATFMILNGRAGSKYGIPFAMHLRSAYGNLGAKLPGFLRGCVAAIAWFGLQTYTGSLALLVIMGKIWPGFLDIGGSFDFFGISAPGLIAFTLFWILNVLIGFGGGDILNKFTGILGPVIYVVIIAMTIWAIRVAGGMSPILSYDVSAASSNNPPILVYLMIINSVLGVWAAPGSSVSDFTQKAKSTKDQMLGQTLSFVVSYLVFAFSSVVILIGGSIHFGVQEWNIVNVINKWDNLPAVIIATGVFLMTTISTNTTGNIIPAAYQLTALLPKRINYRRGVIIASIVSFIIMPWKLMENADSIFIFLNSIGAVLGPVAGVMITDFFIVHKQHIDLNELYMDTKEKNTKNKYFGVNTAAYIATILGLIISISGQFIASIRVVSDISWLVGFVSAGIIYLLLKSFYTKRIARKAYEEET